A part of Nitrospira sp. genomic DNA contains:
- a CDS encoding metal-binding protein SmbP, producing the protein MTRSNTQIALTLTGVLATLLTTGMPLQSAFGEGGARRDVVRQEQQNVKDAINHAAEAVEHGQQGHAEKLVTHAEASLQHVVRGGENPHLAEAMTNLKAAIEHGKAGHADVATKHAETAVTHLSQVK; encoded by the coding sequence ATGACACGATCTAACACCCAAATCGCTCTAACGCTGACCGGAGTTCTCGCCACGCTCCTCACCACTGGCATGCCACTCCAGTCGGCATTCGGTGAAGGTGGTGCGCGACGTGATGTCGTACGGCAAGAACAGCAAAACGTCAAAGATGCCATCAACCACGCGGCGGAAGCAGTGGAACACGGCCAACAAGGTCATGCCGAGAAGCTTGTGACCCATGCCGAAGCCTCGCTGCAGCATGTAGTTAGAGGAGGGGAAAACCCGCATTTGGCAGAAGCGATGACCAATCTGAAAGCAGCGATTGAGCATGGTAAAGCTGGTCATGCTGACGTGGCTACGAAACATGCCGAAACTGCCGTCACCCACCTCTCTCAAGTCAAGTAA
- a CDS encoding DUF393 domain-containing protein, whose protein sequence is MRQTISRGLRGEVDHMASYPLTVFFDGACPICDREIALMRRLDKRRLLVFCDFSRPDYDPTSINISPAELGRIIHARWVNGTVITGVEVFRAMWEAVGLGFLARLSRLSLVEPLVVRAYAWFARNRLRLTGRSHTCAESACKSALSRPHSE, encoded by the coding sequence ATGAGGCAAACCATATCTCGCGGATTACGAGGAGAGGTCGATCATATGGCATCCTACCCGCTCACCGTATTCTTTGATGGAGCCTGTCCGATTTGCGATCGAGAAATCGCCCTCATGAGACGGTTGGATAAGCGACGGCTACTGGTATTTTGCGACTTCTCACGGCCGGACTATGACCCAACATCTATAAATATCTCTCCCGCTGAACTTGGGAGAATCATTCATGCTCGTTGGGTCAACGGGACTGTGATCACCGGCGTCGAGGTATTTCGAGCTATGTGGGAGGCAGTTGGCCTGGGATTCTTGGCGAGACTCAGTCGTCTTTCTTTAGTCGAGCCACTTGTCGTGAGGGCCTATGCCTGGTTTGCACGGAACCGCTTGAGGCTCACCGGTCGCTCGCATACCTGTGCGGAAAGTGCATGCAAATCTGCTCTTTCACGTCCGCACAGTGAGTGA